Proteins co-encoded in one Setaria viridis chromosome 9, Setaria_viridis_v4.0, whole genome shotgun sequence genomic window:
- the LOC117840300 gene encoding xyloglucan galactosyltransferase KATAMARI1 homolog: MNKSSAVSRPCFFLVAAAALWVLTLYLRLLALMSVPGAFTGRAASPPVPVDGNGSGTGGDPCGGRYVYVHDLPPRFNADILRGCAAANDRWADMCEDMGNAGLGRPLSGGALTGATGWYATHQFALDAIFHGRMRQYGCITNDSSAAAAVFVPFYAGFEFARHVWGYDNAARDAAALDLVRWLVRRPEWGRAGGRDHFLVAGRTGWDFRRDAYPNATWGTNLFLLPAVKNMTFLVVETATMGWGNDLAVPYPTYFHPRTDSDVVSWQHRIRSADRWWLMSFVGAARPDDPKSIRSQVMDQCRASPACRQLGCTSGTAQCHYPGDIMVLFQSSTFCLQPPGDSASRRSTFDAMVAGCIPVFFQPRSAYLQYRWHLPKDHATYSVFIPAESVRSGNVSVEAELRKIPPAAIEKMREEVIKLVPRLVYADPRYKLDTVKDAYDVAMDGVLERVAEPAKRQIGSYWR; this comes from the coding sequence ATGAACAAATCCAGCGCCGTTTCCCGCCCTTGCTtcttcctcgtcgccgccgcggcgctttGGGTCTTGACGCTCTACCTGCGCCTCCTCGCCCTGATGAGCGTGCCCGGCGCGTTCACGGGGCGCGCCGCGTCACCGCCCGTCCCGGTCGACGGGAATGgcagcggcaccggcggcgaccCCTGCGGCGGCCGGTACGTCTACGTCCACGACCTGCCCCCGCGGTTCAACGCCGACATCCTCCGCGGCTGCGCCGCGGCCAACGACCGGTGGGCCGACATGTGCGAGGACATGGGCAACGCCGGCCTCGGGAGGCCGCTCTCCGGCGGCGCGCTCACGGGCGCGACCGGGTGGTACGCCACGCACCAGTTCGCGCTGGACGCCATCTTCCACGGCCGGATGCGCCAGTACGGGTGCATCACCAACGactcctccgcggcggcggccgtgttCGTCCCGTTCTACGCCGGCTTCGAGTTCGCCCGGCACGTCTGGGGGTACGACAACGCGGCGCgggacgccgccgcgctggacCTGGTGCGATGGCTCGTGCGGCGGCCCGAGTGGGGGAGGGCCGGCGGCCGCGACCACTTCCTGGTAGCGGGGCGGACGGGGTGGGACTTCCGGCGCGACGCCTACCCCAACGCCACCTGGGGCACCAACCTCTTCCTGCTCCCGGCCGTCAAGAACATGACGTTCCTTGTCGTCGAGACGGCTACCATGGGCTGGGGCAACGACCTGGCCGTGCCTTACCCCACCTACTTCCACCCGCGCACGGACTCCGACGTCGTGAGCTGGCAGCACAGGATCCGGAGCGCCGATCGCTGGTGGCTCATGTCCTTcgtgggcgcggcgcggccggacGACCCCAAGTCGATCCGGTCGCAGGTCATGGACCAGTGCCGCGCGTCGCCGGCGTGCCGGCAGCTGGGGTGCACCTCCGGGACGGCGCAGTGCCACTACCCGGGCGACATCATGGTGCTGTTCCAGAGCTCCACCTTCTGCCTCCAGCCGCCGGGGGactcggcgtcgcggcggtcGACGTTCGACGCAATGGTCGCCGGCTGCATCCCGGTGTTCTTCCAGCCGCGGTCGGCGTACCTGCAGTACAGGTGGCACCTGCCCAAGGACCACGCCACGTACTCGGTGTTCATACCGGCGGAGAGCGTGCGGTCGGGAAACGTGAGCGTCGAGGCGGAGCTGAGGAAGATACCGCCGGCGGCGATAGAGAAGATGAGGGAGGAGGTCATCAAGCTCGTGCCAAGGCTGGTGTACGCCGACCCGAGGTACAAGCTCGACACAGTCAAGGACGCGTACGACGTCGCCATGGATGGCGTCTTGGAGAGAGTGGCGGAGCCCGCGAAGAGGCAAATAGGGTCCTACTGGCGGTGA
- the LOC117841016 gene encoding LOW QUALITY PROTEIN: 4-hydroxybenzoate polyprenyltransferase, mitochondrial (The sequence of the model RefSeq protein was modified relative to this genomic sequence to represent the inferred CDS: substituted 2 bases at 2 genomic stop codons), translating to MSHIILGASFLVPVFTYPLMKRVTYWPQAYLGLAINCGVALGWSAIKEDLDSAIILPLYTAAICWTLVYDTIYAHQVCTCNMLVVVLVCVSCPYXNQILAALLXLYFLYTNTFQDKEDDIKVGVKSTALLFGDMTKYCISAFGVACIGSLALSGYNAYLAWSYYPFLIASAAQLAWQITAVNLSSRSDCNKMYVLSCIED from the exons ATGTCACA CATTATTCTAGGGGCATCTTTCCTTGTTCCTGTCTTCACCTACCCATTGATGAAGAGGGTCACATATTGG CCTCAAGCCTATCTTGGCTTGGCCATAAACTGTGGAGTTGCATTGGGATGGTCAGCTATTAAAGAAGACCTAGACTCTGCAATCATTCTTCCACTGTATACTGCTGCAATATGTTGGACACTGGTATATGATACAATATACGCTCATCAGGTATGTACATGTAATatgttggtggtggtgctcgTATGTGTAAGTTGTCCATACTAAAATCAAATTTTGGCAGCATTATTGTGATTGTATTTCCTATACACAAATACATTTCAGGACAAAGAAGATGACATCAAAGTAGGAGTTAAGTCCACAGCCTTATTGTTTGGAGATATGACAAAGTACTGTATTAGTGCATTTGGTGTTGCATGCATTGGCAGCTTAGCACTCAGTGGCTACAATGCTTACCTTG CATGGTCCTACTATCCTTTCCTGATAGCTTCAGCTGCACAGTTAGCATGGCAGATTACGGCTGTCAACTTATCAAGCCGCTCAGATTGCAACAAGATGTATGTGCTCTCCTGCATTGAAGATTAA
- the LOC117837330 gene encoding xyloglucan galactosyltransferase KATAMARI1 homolog, with translation MKRHNAGDLPLSAPAGDGSGGKRAVEKEEEAEDKMDKYDKGRIRCSRLCFLFALAATVSILARHCYAAGLGRGGNAGVVRIEAVHAPPPPPSVRQDRKIVPIARREPSVSDHSPSAPVDAGDDASWKPSASEPAASDNGGKTTSSKEKHSPSPPRGSKYGGRPFARALASADNKNDLCGGQYIYVQELLARFNKDMVQHCDKLSPWTDMCRYTTNGGFGPLLRGGKGAFQGTGAGWYDTDEHALDIIFHERIKRYECLTDDPSLAAAVFVPFYAGLDVARHLWGNNVSARDELALDLAHHIAGRPEWRAMGGRDHFFVAGRTTWDFRRKADGQAEWGSKLLNLPAAQNMTALVVEASPWHLNDVAIPYPTAFHPASDEDLFFWQDRVRALNRTHLFSFAGVARPGDAKSIEGRLVDQCKESPACALMECSTTGPDNKCESPASVMRLFQSSTFCLLPRAGTDTSRPAFDAVLAGCIPVFFHPASAYVQYSWHLPKSHTDYSVYIPEEDVRSKNASVEERLRKIPPEMVGKMRDAVVGLIPSVTYSDATSRLETTVKDAFDIAVAAVISKVTKLRRGIVDGRPEEEKIERYSWKYPLLGEGQKAEDPHEWDPLFN, from the coding sequence ATGAAGCGGCACAACGCGGGCGACCTGCCGctgtcggcgccggcgggcgacggcagcggcggcaagcgggcggtggagaaggaggaggaggcggaggacaAGATGGACAAGTACGACAAGGGCCGGATCCGCTGCTCCCGGCTCTGCTTCCTCttcgcgctcgccgccaccgtctccatcCTCGCGCGCCACTGCTACGCCGCCGGCCTTGGCCGTGGCGGCAACGCCGGCGTGGTGCGCATTGAGGCCGTGcacgctccgccaccgccgccgtcggtgcGTCAAGATCGGAAGATAGTTCCGATCGCTCGGCGCGAGCCGTCGGTCTCCGATCACTCCCCATCGGCTCCTGTGGACGCCGGCGATGACGCGTCGTGGAAGCCTTCGGCGTCGGAACCGGCTGCGTCTGACAATGGAGGCAAGACGACGTCGTCGAAGGAGAAGcactcgccctcgccgcctcgcGGCAGCAAGTACGGCGGCCGCCCCTTCGCCCGCGCCCTGGCGTCGGCGGACAACAAGAACGACCTGTGCGGCGGGCAGTACATCTACGTGCAGGAGCTGCTGGCCCGCTTTAACAAGGACATGGTCCAGCACTGCGACAAGCTCTCGCCGTGGACGGACATGTGCAGGTACACGACCAACGGCGGCTTCGGCCCGCTGCTCCGCGGCGGCAAGGGCGCGTTCCAGGGCACAGGCGCCGGCTGGTACGACACCGACGAGCACGCGCTGGACATCATCTTCCACGAGCGGATCAAGCGGTACGAGTGCCTCACCGACGAcccttccctcgccgccgccgtcttcgtgCCGTTCTACGCCGGCCTCGACGTCGCGCGGCACCTCTGGGGAAACAACGTCTCCGCGCGGGACGAGCTGGCGCTGGACCTGGCGCACCACATCGCCGGGCGCCCCGAGTGGCGCGCCATGGGCGGCCGCGACCACTTCTTCGTCGCCGGCCGCACCACATGGGACTTCCGGCGGAAGGCCGACGGCCAGGCCGAGTGGGGGAGCAAGCTCCTCAACCTCCCCGCCGCACAAAACATGACGGCGCTAGTCGTGGAGGCCAGCCCGTGGCACCTCAACGACGTCGCCATCCCCTACCCGACGGCGTTCCACCCGGCGAGCGACGAGGACCTCTTCTTCTGGCAGGACCGGGTGCGCGCGCTCAACCGCACCCACCTCTTCTCCTTCGCCGGCGTGGCGCGGCCCGGCGACGCCAAGTCTATCGAGGGCCGCCTCGTCGACCAGTGCAAGGAGTCGCCGGCCTGCGCGCTCATGGAGTGCAGCACCACGGGCCCGGACAACAAGTGCGAGTCGCCGGCGAGCGTCATGAGGCTGTTCCAGAGCTCGACGTTCTGCCTCCTGCCGCGGGCCGGCACCGACACCAGCCGCCCCGCCTTCGACGCCGTGCTCGCCGGCTGCATCCCGGTGTTCTTCCACCCCGCCTCGGCGTACGTGCAGTACAGCTGGCACCTGCCCAAGAGCCATACCGACTACTCGGTGTACATCCCCGAGGAGGACGTGCGCAGCAAGAACGCGAGCGTGGAGGAGAGGCTCCGGAAAATTCCGCCGGAAATGGTCGGGAAGATGAGAGACGCCGTCGTCGGCCTGATCCCGTCGGTGACCTACAGCGACGCGACGTCGCGGCTCGAGACGACTGTGAAGGACGCGTTCGACATCGCCGTGGCGGCCGTGATCAGCAAGGTGACGAAGCTCAGGAGAGGCATCGTGGACGGTCgaccggaggaggagaagatagaGAGGTACAGTTGGAAGTACCCGTTGTTGGGAGAAGGGCAGAAGGCTGAGGACCCTCACGAATGGGATCCCCTATTCAATTAG